GTACCGTGGGTAGCGATCTCATCCGTGCCAGCACCATGGACGACCAAGGCGCGTTCCCGGCCGAGCTCCCGGAAGACTTCCGCGATGAGTTGGCCTTGGGCTGGGTTGGCGATGCCCATGATTTGGAGAGAGGGGCGTCCTGGGGACAGGAGCGGTCCCAGCGTATTGAAGATGGTGGGGATGCCTAGCGCCTTGCGCACCGGTTGTACGTGGGCGACGGCTGGGTTGTAGGCCGGGGCGAATAGGAACGTGAAGTTGGAAGCTTTAAATTGGCGCACTGCTCGGGCGGCGTCCAGGTCCAGTGGGATATTCAGTGCTTCGAGAACATCGGCCGATCCGGACTTGGAAGAGACCGAGCGGTTGCCATGCTTGATCATCTTCACTCCCCCGGCGGCGGCAACGAGGGAGGCGCCCGTAGTGATATTGATGGTATTCGCGCCATCGCCACCAGTGCCGGCCGAATCCATGAGTCCTTCTCCGGTGATGGGGAATGGATAACCCACTTTCAAGAAAGCTTTGGCCGCGCCGGCAATGTCTGCGAAGGTCTCGCCGCGGGTGCGGATATGGGTAAGCAGCGCCGCGATATGAATATCGTCGTAGTCACCCACGGCCAAGGGGGTAAATACCTCCATGGCTTCTTCGATGGTGGGCTGAGGGTTATTCAGGAAGGCTTGCAAGGTACGCAGGGGATGGTGGTTCATTTTTAGTTCTCCGTATCCATAGTGGTGTGCGTATATAATTGATTGATGCAACGCTCAAGCATGAGGGGGCCGCGGGGCGTGAGGATGGACTCGGGGTGGAACTGGAAGCCGAGGGCGCTACCGTCATTCGTCTCGGCCGCCATGGCTACCTCTCCGATGTCCGTGGACGTACGCGCGAGACAACGCATCCCCTGAGGGAGGTCCGCGCATCCAAGCGAGTGATAGCGCGCCACCGGAACTTGCGTACCAAGGTGATCCGGTTGGTCCGGCTCGGTATCAGTGGCAAGGCCCTGAAAGACGGGGTGCATTACCCCGGCCTCGGTAAGAGTCATCGGGACGGATTTCCCGTGTACGGGCCCGCACGGTTCGACTGCGCCGCCGTGGTGCTCGAGTAGCGCTTGGAAGCCGAGGCACACGCCGAGGATCGGGATGGTGCCTAGGGTGGCGTCGATAAGCTCCATCATGCAGCCGGCGTCCCGTGGATGGCCGGGGCCCGGGGAAAGCACAATAATGTCGGGCTGCGCGCGCAGCACGTCGTGCACCGCTACGGTATTGCGAAACACGGTGGTATCTAACCCAGCGAGGGCATCGACGAGGTTGTAGACAAAAGAATCGTGGTTATCCAGAAGGACAATATGCGGCGAGCTCATCGCTGTACCTCCAATTCGGCTCCGTGTGCCATGGCGATGGCATGGAGGACGGCGTAGGCCTTGTGCACCGTTTCATCGGCCTCGCCTTGCGGCACGGAATCCTTGACCACGCCGGCGCCGGCTTGTACCACTGCGGTTCCGTCCTGGACGTAGGCCGAGCGGATGACGATGCAGTTATCCATGGCTCCATCGCCGCGCAGGTACCCCACCGCCCCGCCATAGGATCCGCGGCGCTTTCCCTCTGTGCGGCGGACCAGTTCGGTGGCGCGCAGTTTGGGTGCTCCCGTAAGCGTTCCCATATTCATGCACGCACGGTAGGCATCGAGCGCTTCGAAGTCTGGGTGGAGCGTCGCCGTGACGCGGGAGACCAGGTGCATGACCCGTGAGTAGCGGTCAACGTGCAGGAGTTCTGCCACTTGCCGGCTGCGGGGCACGGCCACGCGGGCGAGGTCATTGCGTGCTAGGTCCACCAGCATTGTGTGCTCCGCAATCTCTTTCTGGTCTGTACGCATTTCTAGCTCGTTGCGAATATCTAGTTCATGGTTGATGCTGCCATCCGGGTTGAGCCCGCGTGGCCGAGTTCCGGCGATGGGATAGAGCTGAATCTGCCTATCTTCTGGCGTGAATTTGAGATTTGATTCTGGCGAGGCGCCGAAGAGCTCATAGGCGGCACCGCGGACGTAGAACATATAGGGCGAGGGGTTGGTCTCGCGCAGCGCCCGGTAGGCAGCCAGGGCGTTGGGGCATTCCACGGTGAAGGCGCGCGCGGGCACTACTTGGTAGATATCGCCGGCGTGAATATTGCCTTTAAGCTTGTCGACGTCCGCCCGAAACCCCGCATCATTAACATCGGCCACCGCCCGGATCCTTTCCCTTTGCGGCGCCGTGGGAGGAGCAGCCACCGGCAGTGAAGCAAGAGAATCCAACTCTTCCCGCAGGCGCTTGTCGTCGATGTCCCAGCCTTCTAGGTGCGCAGTCCCTTGCAGGTGGTCCATTGCCAGGACCGTTTGGGCTACCAAGAATTCATAGTCCGGGTAAGTGTTGGCCCCCGGTTTAACCTCGGGCAGTTCCTCGAAAGTAGCAAGGTAGTCATAGGCGAATCCACCCCCAAGGAACGGCAATAAAAG
The nucleotide sequence above comes from Corynebacterium tuberculostearicum. Encoded proteins:
- a CDS encoding anthranilate synthase component 1, translated to MPYTATRDIPYDSDAAAVFDALAQPHDSLLLESADIETKKNLNCLAVLKAALKVTCHGQRVEVRALTEAGESLLPSLEERFHHRLVSRETTTAVFEFSLSTHPDERERLLAESTADVLRFLQLEANYSTLLLPFLGGGFAYDYLATFEELPEVKPGANTYPDYEFLVAQTVLAMDHLQGTAHLEGWDIDDKRLREELDSLASLPVAAPPTAPQRERIRAVADVNDAGFRADVDKLKGNIHAGDIYQVVPARAFTVECPNALAAYRALRETNPSPYMFYVRGAAYELFGASPESNLKFTPEDRQIQLYPIAGTRPRGLNPDGSINHELDIRNELEMRTDQKEIAEHTMLVDLARNDLARVAVPRSRQVAELLHVDRYSRVMHLVSRVTATLHPDFEALDAYRACMNMGTLTGAPKLRATELVRRTEGKRRGSYGGAVGYLRGDGAMDNCIVIRSAYVQDGTAVVQAGAGVVKDSVPQGEADETVHKAYAVLHAIAMAHGAELEVQR
- the trpD gene encoding anthranilate phosphoribosyltransferase — translated: MNHHPLRTLQAFLNNPQPTIEEAMEVFTPLAVGDYDDIHIAALLTHIRTRGETFADIAGAAKAFLKVGYPFPITGEGLMDSAGTGGDGANTINITTGASLVAAAGGVKMIKHGNRSVSSKSGSADVLEALNIPLDLDAARAVRQFKASNFTFLFAPAYNPAVAHVQPVRKALGIPTIFNTLGPLLSPGRPSLQIMGIANPAQGQLIAEVFRELGRERALVVHGAGTDEIATHGTTQAWELNNGEIVSYELTPEDLGIKRHELADLAGGDGAANAQALRAVFAGRGEPAHCDAIAGTAGAMFYLNGTTETIAAGVTHAKELISSGTVEDWLALHENTNYAVGEES
- a CDS encoding anthranilate synthase component II, whose translation is MSSPHIVLLDNHDSFVYNLVDALAGLDTTVFRNTVAVHDVLRAQPDIIVLSPGPGHPRDAGCMMELIDATLGTIPILGVCLGFQALLEHHGGAVEPCGPVHGKSVPMTLTEAGVMHPVFQGLATDTEPDQPDHLGTQVPVARYHSLGCADLPQGMRCLARTSTDIGEVAMAAETNDGSALGFQFHPESILTPRGPLMLERCINQLYTHTTMDTEN